From Brevibacillus marinus, a single genomic window includes:
- a CDS encoding cold-shock protein, which produces MGTVKVFDPQKGYGFISVVGETKDIFVHYSNILGDGFKTLEEGQKVKFEMVKDTRGLQAINVVKL; this is translated from the coding sequence GTGGGAACTGTGAAGGTTTTCGACCCACAGAAAGGATACGGATTTATCTCTGTAGTGGGAGAGACTAAAGATATTTTTGTTCATTATTCAAACATCTTAGGTGACGGATTTAAGACTTTGGAGGAAGGTCAAAAAGTTAAGTTTGAAATGGTTAAAGATACTAGAGGATTACAAGCAATTAACGTAGTTAAGTTATAA
- a CDS encoding IS256 family transposase: MAQYQISVDSKLLHQLFLGNSQDAGVAKLLESVLNQVLEAQATEQLRAEPYERTENRQGYRNGSYPHQLTTRVGTITLRVPRIRGGKFSTELFARYQRSEQALVIALMEMVVNGVSTRKVAQITEELCGTEFSKSTVSELCKQLDPVVTAWNNRPLHDTSFPFVIVDALVLKVREDGRVRSRGALIGIGVNIDGYREVLGVMLGDSESEASWSEFFGWLKSRGLRGVDLVVSDDHGGLVRSIRKQFQGVTWQRCQTHFLRNILDATPKALQDEVYSRVRAILDAPDMDTARLLLNQTIDVYETKATKAMAVLEEGFEDATAVLMLPQSYRKRLRTTNGLERLNEEIRRRERVIRIFPNRESALRLIGALLMEIDEKWASGRKYLDMVEYLEWRESQAANMSAKVTRIG; the protein is encoded by the coding sequence ATGGCTCAATACCAGATTAGCGTAGATTCCAAGCTTTTGCATCAGCTTTTTTTAGGGAATTCTCAGGATGCGGGAGTGGCCAAACTGCTGGAATCCGTATTGAACCAAGTGCTGGAAGCCCAGGCTACAGAACAACTGAGGGCGGAACCCTACGAACGGACGGAAAATCGCCAAGGTTATCGTAACGGCTCATATCCCCACCAGTTGACGACTCGCGTAGGAACGATTACGCTTCGTGTCCCCCGGATTCGTGGTGGAAAGTTCTCTACAGAGTTGTTTGCCCGATACCAACGCAGCGAACAGGCTTTGGTGATCGCCTTGATGGAGATGGTGGTCAACGGAGTGTCCACCCGTAAGGTGGCCCAGATCACCGAGGAGTTGTGTGGTACGGAGTTTTCGAAATCCACGGTGTCAGAACTGTGTAAACAGCTCGATCCTGTCGTAACGGCATGGAACAACCGTCCGCTTCATGACACCTCGTTTCCCTTTGTCATCGTTGATGCCTTGGTACTCAAGGTGCGCGAAGACGGTCGCGTACGTTCGCGAGGCGCTCTCATCGGCATTGGTGTCAACATCGATGGCTACCGGGAGGTATTGGGTGTGATGCTTGGCGACAGCGAGTCGGAAGCCAGTTGGAGTGAGTTTTTTGGCTGGCTGAAAAGCCGCGGGCTGCGAGGCGTCGATCTTGTGGTGTCCGATGACCATGGCGGGTTGGTTCGGTCCATTCGCAAGCAATTCCAAGGCGTCACCTGGCAGCGGTGCCAGACGCACTTCCTGCGCAATATTCTGGATGCCACGCCGAAAGCACTGCAAGACGAGGTGTACAGCCGGGTTCGGGCCATTTTGGATGCCCCGGATATGGATACAGCACGGTTGCTCCTAAACCAGACGATTGATGTGTACGAAACAAAAGCGACAAAAGCGATGGCCGTTCTGGAGGAGGGCTTCGAAGATGCCACGGCTGTATTGATGCTGCCCCAATCGTATCGGAAACGGCTTCGCACGACAAACGGCCTGGAGCGTCTGAACGAGGAAATCCGCCGCCGTGAACGAGTGATTCGGATTTTTCCGAACCGTGAATCGGCTCTGCGGCTGATCGGCGCTTTGCTCATGGAAATCGATGAGAAGTGGGCTAGCGGCAGAAAGTATTTGGATATGGTCGAATATCTGGAGTGGCGTGAATCACAGGCCGCTAACATGAGTGCCAAAGTCACGCGCATCGGCTAA
- a CDS encoding DNA cytosine methyltransferase → MAIAVSFFSGAGGLDTGIHQAGFDIRLTVEIEDTFCETLRLNYPELNVVKGDIMKYDRQRVYMEANLSEDQEIDFMFGGSPCQSFSTAGKRQAFSDPRGQAMIKFAELVREVKPKVFLLENVRGLLSAALKHRPINQRGEGFPPLEPEEMPGSALKYLLKQFRGYNVNFKLINAADYGVPQTRERVFFVGVRNDLNAKFEFPESTHDEHGRDGKKKWVTFGELLKSINVEKHNYVEYSPDRLEYMKLIPRGGGNWRDLPKDVVKQAMGGAYQSGGGKVGFFRRIWLDKPAPTMLTSPMQKSTNLGHPLEDRPLSIEEYLAVQEFPSGYKVAGSLTQQYVQIGNAVPVRLARILGEAVLDLLHKIEVNQQINISVSEVAATVANG, encoded by the coding sequence ATGGCGATAGCGGTGTCCTTTTTTTCAGGTGCAGGTGGGTTGGACACAGGAATACATCAGGCCGGATTTGATATTCGTCTTACCGTTGAAATTGAAGATACATTCTGTGAGACTCTTCGATTAAATTATCCTGAGCTTAATGTTGTAAAAGGCGACATAATGAAATACGATCGACAGAGAGTATACATGGAAGCTAATTTAAGCGAAGATCAAGAAATCGATTTTATGTTTGGAGGAAGTCCGTGTCAATCTTTCAGTACAGCCGGAAAGAGACAAGCCTTTAGTGACCCTCGTGGACAGGCAATGATTAAATTTGCTGAGTTAGTTCGAGAAGTAAAACCTAAGGTTTTTTTGCTTGAGAATGTTAGGGGATTGCTTTCAGCAGCACTTAAGCACCGTCCTATAAACCAACGTGGGGAAGGATTCCCTCCCTTGGAACCTGAAGAAATGCCGGGAAGTGCCTTAAAGTATTTGTTAAAACAATTTAGAGGTTATAATGTAAATTTTAAACTAATCAACGCTGCCGATTATGGGGTACCACAGACGAGGGAGCGGGTATTCTTCGTAGGTGTCAGAAATGACTTAAATGCTAAGTTTGAATTCCCAGAGAGCACTCATGATGAACATGGTCGTGACGGAAAAAAGAAATGGGTTACATTTGGAGAGCTGCTAAAAAGCATCAATGTTGAGAAACATAATTATGTGGAATACTCCCCTGACAGGCTAGAATATATGAAGTTGATCCCCCGTGGTGGTGGAAATTGGCGTGACTTACCTAAAGATGTTGTGAAGCAGGCGATGGGAGGTGCATATCAATCTGGTGGCGGGAAGGTCGGTTTCTTCAGGCGAATTTGGTTAGATAAACCAGCCCCTACCATGTTAACCTCCCCTATGCAGAAAAGTACGAATTTAGGACATCCATTGGAAGACCGCCCTTTAAGTATTGAAGAATATCTTGCAGTACAAGAGTTTCCATCGGGTTATAAAGTTGCTGGTTCGTTAACACAGCAGTACGTTCAGATAGGTAACGCTGTTCCAGTGAGACTGGCACGTATATTGGGTGAAGCTGTATTGGATCTTTTACACAAAATAGAGGTAAACCAACAAATCAATATATCCGTAAGTGAGGTTGCAGCAACTGTAGCTAATGGATAG
- a CDS encoding TdeIII family type II restriction endonuclease gives MNIETRRRIIQHLSSVMERIIERRCVTEPFDPNEILLANPFGFRLVPIEVWKGAKFERSFVTTLGQGIFEQLAKIIAEGTGAVAENQHDTHLRINTWRLEKIDEILKSQRESRRAPNWEQEVAEILALNNERYEEVIVKSDLYIRRPDGSQEFYSFKTVKPNLDQTERAKRDMLRLLAGDVNNKAYFALPFNPAGEGNPYREAGFTIPYKLLNMDQDECVLIGAELWNRIGNDVNTYDELLELFEQVGEEYSPIIRREYFGI, from the coding sequence ATGAATATTGAAACTAGGCGAAGAATAATACAGCATTTATCCAGTGTTATGGAGAGAATAATCGAACGCCGCTGTGTAACAGAGCCATTTGATCCAAATGAAATTCTTCTAGCGAACCCATTCGGTTTCAGACTTGTACCGATTGAAGTCTGGAAAGGTGCAAAGTTTGAAAGATCATTCGTTACCACGTTAGGACAAGGAATCTTTGAGCAACTCGCAAAGATTATTGCTGAAGGAACAGGGGCAGTTGCTGAAAATCAACACGATACCCATTTAAGAATTAACACTTGGAGACTTGAGAAAATTGATGAGATACTGAAATCGCAGAGGGAAAGTAGAAGAGCACCAAATTGGGAACAAGAAGTTGCCGAGATACTTGCGTTAAATAATGAGCGATACGAGGAAGTTATCGTAAAATCTGATTTATACATACGTCGACCAGATGGCAGCCAGGAGTTTTACTCATTTAAAACTGTAAAACCAAATCTTGATCAAACAGAACGTGCAAAACGTGATATGCTTCGATTACTGGCTGGCGATGTAAATAACAAAGCATATTTTGCTTTACCATTTAATCCTGCTGGAGAAGGCAATCCCTATCGTGAAGCCGGTTTTACAATTCCATATAAGTTGCTGAACATGGATCAAGATGAATGTGTTTTAATTGGTGCTGAGTTGTGGAACAGAATCGGCAATGATGTTAATACGTACGATGAGTTGTTAGAACTATTTGAACAAGTCGGTGAAGAGTATTCTCCAATAATCAGAAGGGAGTACTTTGGCATTTAA
- a CDS encoding PmeII family type II restriction endonuclease, producing the protein MTDLELEKLVDQALHAFYTRRIEGLESLELKDILKRKNPYLYRAIGVETGDQLLTELLQAHVSSSDEGIFGEIFFEMLAEKASGGHIRPARGVDVGIETDSCYKAIAVKSSPNIFNSQSRGQQQRDFDEMMRTWRNKKTGKEFIPIVGYGYGDKRQSERNKNTFKEISGQEFWEELTNDPEFYRRIIKMMEGKTAKYAKKYQQAFQDAVTRFRDKLNEFCFSDGKINWDKLVHFNSGKQIKSLKVYPKSKSLRPGESLQLMVQATLFETEGSPAGKTVDMTDSPEITYVVSEPEFVTVNSHGLVTIDPGASPGHQAKVTAIYKNKTATFNLKVAKSRRRK; encoded by the coding sequence TTGACAGATTTGGAACTGGAGAAGCTTGTGGATCAGGCACTACACGCTTTTTATACTAGGAGAATTGAAGGACTCGAGAGTCTTGAACTTAAAGATATATTGAAGCGTAAAAATCCTTACCTCTATCGAGCTATTGGAGTTGAAACAGGCGACCAACTACTAACAGAACTCTTGCAAGCACATGTATCAAGTAGCGATGAGGGTATTTTCGGTGAAATATTCTTTGAAATGTTGGCGGAAAAGGCCAGTGGCGGTCACATTAGACCTGCTCGTGGGGTTGATGTTGGTATAGAAACGGATTCATGTTACAAGGCTATCGCAGTAAAAAGCAGTCCTAACATTTTCAATTCCCAAAGCCGTGGTCAGCAGCAGCGGGATTTCGATGAAATGATGAGGACTTGGAGAAACAAAAAAACAGGTAAGGAGTTTATCCCGATAGTAGGGTACGGTTATGGGGACAAGCGGCAATCAGAGAGAAATAAAAATACTTTTAAAGAAATTTCAGGTCAAGAATTTTGGGAGGAACTGACCAATGACCCAGAGTTCTATCGAAGGATCATTAAGATGATGGAAGGTAAGACAGCTAAATATGCTAAAAAATATCAACAAGCCTTTCAAGATGCCGTGACCCGTTTTAGGGATAAATTAAATGAGTTTTGCTTTAGCGATGGTAAGATTAATTGGGATAAGCTTGTACACTTCAACAGCGGCAAACAGATTAAGTCGTTGAAAGTTTACCCAAAATCCAAAAGCCTTCGTCCAGGAGAATCGCTACAATTAATGGTTCAAGCAACTTTATTTGAAACAGAGGGTTCACCCGCCGGTAAGACTGTTGATATGACTGACTCTCCAGAAATTACTTATGTAGTATCAGAACCGGAATTTGTTACCGTGAATTCTCATGGGCTGGTAACCATTGATCCGGGAGCCTCACCCGGACATCAAGCCAAGGTTACAGCTATCTACAAAAACAAAACTGCCACATTTAACCTTAAGGTTGCAAAGTCTCGCAGAAGAAAATAG
- the smpB gene encoding SsrA-binding protein SmpB has translation MSNGKAGTKTVAQNRKARHDYFIEEVYEAGIALTGTEIKSVRAGRVQLKDSFAKVENGEVMLHNMHISPYAQGNRFNHEPERTRKLLLRRNEILKLHGLTRERGYALVPLSIYLKGGWAKVELALAKGKKNYDKRETLKKRDAQREVERALRERQKM, from the coding sequence ATGTCCAACGGCAAAGCCGGCACGAAGACTGTGGCGCAAAACCGGAAGGCGCGGCACGACTATTTTATTGAAGAAGTCTACGAAGCGGGCATTGCCCTGACCGGTACGGAGATCAAGTCGGTGCGAGCCGGACGGGTGCAGCTGAAAGACAGCTTCGCCAAAGTGGAAAACGGGGAAGTGATGCTGCACAATATGCATATCAGCCCCTACGCCCAGGGGAACCGCTTCAATCACGAGCCGGAGCGGACGCGGAAGCTGCTGCTGCGCCGCAACGAGATCCTCAAGCTGCACGGATTGACGCGGGAGCGCGGGTACGCTTTGGTGCCGCTCAGCATCTATCTCAAGGGCGGTTGGGCCAAAGTGGAATTGGCGCTGGCCAAAGGGAAGAAAAACTACGACAAGCGGGAGACACTGAAGAAGCGGGACGCGCAGCGGGAAGTGGAACGCGCCCTGCGTGAGCGGCAAAAGATGTAG
- a CDS encoding ISNCY family transposase — MTREELKRVAVIDRLIQKTITTRQAADLLGLSTRQVYRLKNRMRKEGAEGLIHKNRGRKPKHALSDKQREAIMALYQSERYKGSNDHHFAELLREYEGIQVSPSTIRRIRKEAQLPAAKKRRPPQAHRPRERKAQAGMLIQIDASLHPWLEERAPSFALLAAIDDATGKVVGALFRPTEDLEGYFLVMKQVIREHGIPMAVYSDRHTIFRSPKESLTIEQELAGEQTSLSQFGQAMAELGITHSKARTPEAKGRIERLWQTFQDRLVIELRLRGINTLEEANAVLPELIAKHNQRFSVTPANEASVFAPVDESCNLDHVLCYREHRIVGKGETLSYAGKTYGIASGNRWEMIPPKTRVQVRKTLSGELFAWYKGQLFALREVAKAVQPVQAKEKASSTSSRRKPAANHPWRQAWVNNNTSSIAQKAAVSEQT, encoded by the coding sequence TTGACGAGAGAAGAACTGAAACGCGTAGCCGTAATCGATCGACTGATTCAGAAAACCATCACTACTCGCCAAGCCGCCGACCTGCTTGGGTTGAGCACTCGGCAGGTATATCGGCTGAAAAACAGAATGCGCAAGGAAGGAGCAGAAGGATTGATTCATAAAAATCGAGGGAGAAAACCCAAACACGCCCTCTCGGACAAGCAACGTGAAGCCATTATGGCGTTATACCAAAGCGAACGGTACAAAGGCAGCAACGACCATCATTTTGCCGAGTTATTGCGGGAATACGAGGGGATACAGGTAAGCCCCTCAACCATACGTCGTATTCGCAAAGAGGCTCAACTGCCTGCCGCCAAAAAACGCCGCCCTCCCCAAGCGCATCGGCCCCGGGAGCGGAAAGCACAAGCAGGTATGCTGATCCAAATAGATGCCTCGTTACACCCTTGGCTGGAGGAGCGTGCTCCCTCTTTCGCCCTTTTAGCTGCGATCGATGACGCAACAGGCAAGGTGGTGGGAGCCTTATTTCGCCCCACTGAGGATTTAGAAGGCTATTTTTTGGTGATGAAACAGGTGATCCGAGAGCACGGCATACCCATGGCGGTGTATTCGGATCGCCACACGATCTTTCGATCGCCGAAAGAGTCGCTCACGATCGAGCAGGAACTGGCAGGTGAGCAAACGTCCTTATCCCAATTTGGACAAGCAATGGCGGAACTGGGAATCACGCACAGCAAAGCGCGGACGCCGGAGGCAAAAGGACGAATTGAACGGTTGTGGCAGACGTTTCAAGACCGATTGGTCATTGAGTTACGTTTACGCGGGATCAACACACTGGAAGAGGCGAACGCTGTTCTTCCGGAGTTGATAGCTAAACACAACCAACGGTTTTCGGTGACTCCGGCGAACGAAGCGAGCGTGTTTGCCCCTGTTGATGAAAGCTGTAATCTCGACCATGTGTTATGCTACCGGGAGCATCGTATTGTCGGAAAGGGGGAGACGCTGTCGTACGCAGGCAAAACGTATGGGATTGCTTCCGGCAACCGATGGGAGATGATCCCTCCGAAAACGCGGGTACAAGTTCGAAAGACACTGTCTGGTGAATTGTTTGCCTGGTATAAAGGTCAACTTTTTGCTCTACGTGAGGTGGCCAAAGCGGTTCAGCCGGTGCAAGCAAAAGAAAAAGCGAGCTCAACGTCTTCACGTCGTAAGCCCGCTGCCAATCACCCATGGCGTCAAGCCTGGGTCAACAACAACACATCCAGTATAGCACAGAAGGCAGCGGTAAGCGAGCAAACGTAG
- a CDS encoding DUF6092 family protein, with the protein MTNTERIEVEGELRERLLDFVGYVLTSARGFYKEPHAYGPMRMTDILEKALVLLRDAGVTDDSLDDSLEAVRQNRWRAMTEPDEFAKALDEAILRLVRVTLQDSARE; encoded by the coding sequence ATGACGAATACGGAAAGAATAGAAGTTGAGGGGGAGCTGCGTGAGCGTCTCCTGGACTTCGTTGGGTACGTTCTGACAAGTGCCAGGGGATTCTATAAGGAGCCTCACGCCTATGGACCGATGCGCATGACCGATATACTGGAGAAGGCGTTGGTTCTTTTGCGTGATGCGGGGGTAACGGATGATTCCCTGGACGATTCCCTGGAAGCGGTTCGGCAGAATCGATGGCGTGCCATGACTGAGCCGGACGAGTTTGCCAAGGCTTTGGATGAGGCGATTCTGAGACTTGTCAGAGTAACCTTGCAGGACAGTGCTCGAGAATGA
- a CDS encoding nitroreductase family protein, whose protein sequence is MEVIDALKTRRSARSFERRPLPPEVIQAIEDAVLHSPSGSNAQESHVVIVQDPVQLRRIKRFAQGLSGEPAAIAVLCSNQREALARGGVDTAEVLRFVNLGIAAAYIMLATHSLGVGNCPVRSFHQQAIKEILGLPEDVQPELLISLGYANQPPRPRSSKAVQEVISYDEYGKNRS, encoded by the coding sequence GTGGAAGTCATAGATGCTTTAAAGACGCGGCGCAGCGCTCGCTCATTCGAGAGACGACCGCTTCCGCCGGAGGTCATTCAGGCCATTGAAGATGCTGTTTTGCACAGCCCATCGGGAAGCAATGCTCAGGAATCCCACGTAGTGATCGTCCAAGACCCTGTTCAACTAAGGAGAATCAAACGGTTCGCACAAGGGTTGTCGGGAGAGCCCGCCGCGATTGCGGTTCTGTGTTCCAATCAAAGAGAAGCCTTGGCTCGAGGCGGCGTGGACACAGCGGAAGTGTTGCGCTTTGTAAACCTGGGGATCGCGGCTGCCTATATCATGTTGGCAACCCACTCTCTGGGGGTGGGTAATTGTCCTGTCCGTTCCTTTCATCAGCAGGCAATCAAAGAGATTTTAGGACTGCCGGAGGATGTTCAGCCCGAGCTATTGATCAGTCTCGGATACGCGAATCAACCGCCTCGTCCCAGAAGCAGCAAGGCCGTTCAAGAGGTGATCTCGTATGACGAATACGGAAAGAATAGAAGTTGA
- a CDS encoding aminopeptidase, producing MNPQLVEVSKQVLTNCLGLREKESLLVVTDDVKKELAEALYQAGQLLGAESMLMVMKEREKSGQEPPIAVSRAMADSDVVVCITQHSLTHTQARKHAVASGARVATMPGITEDMFLEGAISADYAKVKEMTKQVADMLTQGKQVRIEKDGYMLFFSIEERKGIASTGVYLQPGESGNLPSGEAYIAPIEGTASGQILIDGSIAGIGKLHAPLLLTLEQGRIVHAEGDAAEKLLAILGDGDGRLLGEFGIGTNDKARITGVVLEDEKVYGTIHVAFGSNNTFGGTIAAGVHIDGVVNKPDVFIDDVQVLHKGKLVV from the coding sequence ATGAATCCGCAATTAGTGGAAGTGAGCAAACAAGTATTAACGAACTGCCTGGGGCTTCGGGAAAAGGAGTCTTTGCTTGTCGTTACAGACGATGTGAAAAAAGAACTGGCTGAAGCGCTGTACCAGGCAGGACAGCTGCTCGGGGCAGAATCGATGCTGATGGTGATGAAGGAACGGGAAAAATCGGGGCAGGAACCGCCGATTGCTGTTTCCAGGGCGATGGCTGACTCCGATGTAGTGGTTTGTATCACGCAACATTCCTTGACGCATACGCAAGCGCGAAAACATGCGGTTGCATCAGGTGCTCGTGTCGCCACCATGCCCGGGATTACGGAAGATATGTTTTTGGAAGGGGCCATCTCCGCAGATTATGCAAAAGTGAAAGAAATGACGAAACAGGTTGCAGACATGCTGACACAGGGGAAACAGGTACGGATTGAAAAAGACGGATATATGCTTTTCTTCTCTATTGAGGAGCGGAAAGGGATCGCCAGCACAGGTGTCTATTTGCAGCCCGGCGAATCGGGAAACCTGCCGTCGGGAGAAGCGTATATTGCCCCGATCGAAGGCACAGCGTCTGGGCAAATCTTGATTGATGGGTCAATCGCGGGAATTGGCAAGCTGCATGCTCCGCTGCTGCTGACCCTCGAACAAGGCCGAATTGTACATGCCGAAGGGGATGCGGCAGAAAAGCTGCTGGCAATCCTGGGTGATGGAGACGGCAGGCTGCTTGGAGAATTTGGGATCGGAACAAATGACAAGGCTCGCATTACGGGTGTTGTGCTTGAGGATGAAAAAGTGTACGGAACCATACACGTAGCCTTTGGAAGCAATAACACGTTTGGTGGAACCATTGCGGCGGGTGTTCACATTGACGGGGTTGTGAACAAACCGGATGTGTTTATTGATGACGTTCAGGTTCTTCACAAGGGAAAGCTTGTCGTTTAG
- a CDS encoding AroM family protein, translating to MNKLGMITIGQAPRTDVAPIIEKYLDGRAELVQVGVLDGFTKQYIEETFYPESGDYVLTSRLTTGGHVVMSRAKIQPILQEKINHLEEMGISQILLLCTGVFPGLTTKTSHLIEPDQIIPPTVKAMVGNRRLGVLVPLEEQKKELQLKYAPYGLNPMFAVASPYQNDVASFAQAANELKDKVDLVLLDCMGYTEEGRALVSKATGLPVILSNAMMAKLISEMI from the coding sequence ATGAACAAGCTGGGCATGATTACAATTGGGCAAGCGCCCAGAACGGATGTAGCGCCGATCATCGAGAAATACCTGGATGGGCGGGCTGAGCTTGTGCAGGTCGGCGTTTTGGACGGATTTACCAAACAGTATATCGAAGAGACGTTTTATCCCGAATCCGGGGACTACGTGTTAACCAGTCGGTTAACCACAGGGGGACATGTGGTTATGTCCCGGGCGAAGATTCAACCGATTTTGCAAGAAAAAATCAATCATTTAGAGGAGATGGGTATCAGCCAAATTCTCCTTCTTTGTACGGGTGTTTTTCCGGGACTGACGACGAAAACTTCCCATCTGATCGAACCAGATCAGATCATTCCGCCCACGGTTAAAGCGATGGTCGGAAATCGCAGACTCGGCGTATTGGTGCCGCTGGAAGAGCAAAAAAAAGAGTTGCAGCTCAAGTATGCTCCTTATGGGTTAAACCCTATGTTTGCGGTCGCTTCCCCCTATCAAAACGATGTGGCAAGTTTTGCGCAAGCAGCAAATGAATTAAAGGACAAGGTGGATCTTGTTTTGCTAGACTGTATGGGATACACCGAAGAGGGGCGGGCACTGGTGTCAAAAGCGACGGGGCTGCCGGTGATACTCTCTAATGCCATGATGGCCAAATTGATCTCAGAAATGATTTAA